The following coding sequences lie in one Takifugu rubripes chromosome 8, fTakRub1.2, whole genome shotgun sequence genomic window:
- the LOC101075634 gene encoding FERM domain-containing protein 7, translating to MEERQERQQARQRPTRALAALTSLSRVSKETKLRLRVIFLDDSERSFEVEQRVLGGDFFNKVCGHLKLLEKEYFGLEFRHHNGNYVWLELLKPLAKQIKYTNDLFFRFIVKFFPPDPGQLKRGLTRYLFALQIKQDLSNGGLTCHDNSAALLVSHILQSEVGDHDEELDCHHLEMKHYVPNQEYLDHKIIKFHKRHRGMSPAQADIQLLEVARKLDMYGIRPHPAHDGEGMRINLAVTHSGVLVFQGNTKINTFSWAKIRKLSFKRKHFLIKLHDKVGPSCKDTLEFSMASRDVCKSFWKTCVEYHAFFRLPEEPSSMQKTLLFSKGSSFRYSGRTQKQLLECLGSGEKKLSHFDRTFGPSDYDPRQCRSSPDLLTDVSKELYEHTHPFAPMRHALAVCSQDALDPRLQGGDEDDVDEAEAGHHQSLYGIDQRTRPLCQVTPLSPSSLHLSPKMRSVSTSGMEEIRWARSGAHRQAQRLAGVYGNRSRRRPNPQPHPDSAQQLVLLYPNTPAYQYHPVLPSFPLAASSPLIQHPYLTDYVSVPPVERIPLARRRDYVTVDDLPRPSFYPPSVSPIRRNLRSGSGGLGAARVYQPGSNGMRHLGVGRVEAGHYSDDSTFLPGLPRRVASQPDVKFQHSRTSNPNFNPASEFRPLGYYPHLTRPSRPTYLPLNSSPLPERPTSLCMMGSAVGSYSDSEPEVFYPYYFPPVLQGKVVRHPGLARMRFSSGSLQLDEEEEEEEGEQEDSAAKEKTKEAAKGEEEKKKGATKVTKVTL from the exons ATGGAGGAGCGGCAGGAGCGGCAGCAGGCGCGGCAGCGGCCGACGCGGGCGCTGGCCGCCCTCACGAGCTTGTCGCGGGTCTCCAAGGAGACCAAACTCCGGCTGCGCGTGATCTTCCTCGACGACAGCGAGCGCTCGTTCGAGGTGGAG CAAAGGGTTTTAGGGGGAGACTTCTTCAACAAAGTCTGTGGtcacctgaagctgctggagaaggagtACTTCGGTCTGGAGTTCAGGCACCACAACGGCAACTAC GTGTggttggagctgctgaagccGCTCGCCAAGCAGATTAAAT ATACCAACGACCTGTTCTTTAGGTTTATAGTGAAGTTCTTCCCACCTGATCCAGGTCAACTTAAGAGGGGACTCACCAG gtATCTTTTTGCCTTACAGATAAAGCAAGACTTGAGTAACGGCGGCCTGACCTGCCACGACAACAGCGCCGCCCTGCTGGTGTCTCATATCCTGCAGT CAGAGGTAGGGGACCATGACGAGGAACTGGACTGCCACCATTTGGAGATGAAGCACTACGTCCCAAACCAGGAATACCTGGACCACAAGATCATCAAGTTTCACAagagacacag GGGCATGTCGCCCGCACAAGCCGacatccagctgctggaggtggcCAGGAAGCTGGACATGTACGGCATCAGGCCTCACCCCGCCCACGACGGCGAAGGCATGAGGATCAACCTCGCCGTCACGCACTCGGGGGTCCTGGTCTTTCAG GGAAACACCAAAATCAACACCTTCAGCTGGGCGAAGATCCGCAAGCTGAGCTTCAAACGCAAACATTTCCTCATCAAGCTGCACGACAAAGTCGGA CCTTCCTGCAAGGACACGCTGGAGTTCTCCATGGCCAGTCGGGACGTGTGCAAGTCCTTCTGGAAGACCTGCGTGGAGTACCACGCCTTCTTCAGACTGCCGGAGGAGCCCAGCTCCATGCAGAAGACACTGCTCTTCAGCAAAGGCTCCAGCTTCAGATACAG CGGGCGCACACAGAAGCAGCTCCTGGAGTGTTTAGGATCAGGCGAGAAGAAGCTTTCACACTTTGACAG GACCTTTGGCCCGTCCGACTACGATCCCCGACAGTGCCGCTCCTCTCCTGACCTGCTCACAGACGTCTCCAAAGAG CTGTACGAGCACACCCACCCCTTCGCCCCGATGAGACACGCCTTAGCCGTCTGCAGCCAAGATGCTCTGGACCCGCGTCTCCAAGGTGGCGACGAGGACGATGTCGACGAGGCAGAGGCCGGGCACCACCAGTCGCTCTACGGCATCGACCAGAGGACCCGGCCTCTCTGCCAAGTCACCCCCCTCTCGCCGTCTTCGCTCCACCTCTCCCCCAAGATGAGATCGGTCTCCACCTCTGGGATGGAGGAGATACGGTGGGCGAGGAGTGGAGCTCATCGCCAAGCCCAAAGGCTAGCCGGCGTCTACGGGAACCGATCACGGCGTCGGCCCAACCCCCAACCGCACCCGGACTCTGCCCAGCAGCTGGTTCTCCTTTACCCCAACACCCCTGCTTACCAGTATCACCCTGTGCTCCCGTCCTTCCCACTGGCTGCTTCCTCCCCTCTCATACAACACCCTTACCTGACAGACTATGTCAGCGTTCCACCTGTAGAACGCATCCCGCTGGCGAGACGGCGGGATTACGTGACAGTGGACGACCTGCCGCGGCCGTCTTTCTACCCTCCATCCGTCTCGCCGATACGACGGAACCTCCGATCTGGATCAGGCGGTCTGGGAGCGGCCAGAGTGTACCAGCCGGGAAGTAACGGCATGAGGCACTTGGGTGTCGGGCGTGTGGAGGCGGGGCATTACAGCGACGACTCCACCTTCCTCCCAGGGCTTCCTCGCCGTGTGGCCAGCCAGCCGGATGTCAAGTTTCAGCATTCCAGGACTTCTAACCCCAACTTTAACCCCGCCTCCGAGTTCCGTCCTCTAGGTTACTATCCTCACCTGACCCGCCCCTCCAGGCCCACCTACCTCCCATTAaactcctccccccttcccgaGCGGCCGACCTCGCTGTGCATGATGGGAAGCGCCGTGGGAAGCTACAGCGATTCGGAGCCGGAAGTGTTCTATCCCTATTACTTCCCACCGGTGCTGCAGGGGAAGGTGGTCCGGCATCCAGGGCTCGCCAGGATGAGATTTTCCTCTGGGAGTCTCcagctggatgaggaggaggaggaggaagagggggagcaGGAAGACTCCGCGGCAAAGGAGAAGACAAAAGAAGCGgcgaaaggagaggaggagaaaaagaagggcGCTACAAAGGTCACAAAGGTCACGCTTTAA